The Streptomyces sp. NBC_01317 genomic interval CTGAACGGGCGGGGTGGACGCCCCGAGGGCTACTGCCACCGCCAACTGCTGGACGCGGTCCGCTACCTGGTCGCGGGAGGGATCTCCTGGCGGGCAATGCCAGCGGACTTCCCGGCCTGGGGCCGGGTCTACGCCTTCTTCCGCCGCTGGCGCGAACACGGGCTGATCACCGAGTTCCACGACCGGCTGCGCGGGAAGGTCCGTGAACGGGAGGGCCGTGAGGCCGAGCCCACGGCGGGGATCATCGACGCGCAGTCGGTGCGGGCCGCAGCTTCGGTGCCGGCCGCCTCACGCGGCTACGACGGCGGGAAGAAGGTGCCGGGCCGTAAACGGCACATCGTGACCGACACGCTGGGCCTGCTCCTGGTCGTCGCGGTCACCGCCGCGGACATCGGAGACCGCGACGCCGCGACGGGCCTGCTGACCCGGCTGCACCGCCTGCACCGCGACATCACCCTCGTCTGGGCCGACGGCGGCTACACCGGCGGCATCGTCGACTGGTGCCGCCAGAAACTCGCGCTCACTCTGGAGGTCGTCAAGCGCACCGACGACAAGGAGGGGTTCGTGGTGCTGCCCAGGCGGTGGGTGGTGGAGCGCACGTTCGCGTGGCTGATGCATTCACGCCGGCTTGCCCGGGACTACGAGACGCTGCCGGCCAGCAGCGAGGCGATGATCCGGTGGTCGATGGTCACACGGATGAGCCGGCGCCTGGCACGGCCACGGGCCGCCGGCCGGCACTGAACGCCCCCGACACCTCCAGGGCGAGCCACCCGCGCTCCGCCAGGCGCCTGGCCTTCGACCGCACCCCCTCGACCTTCGCCGG includes:
- a CDS encoding IS5 family transposase: MRPLLPVPAWLNGRGGRPEGYCHRQLLDAVRYLVAGGISWRAMPADFPAWGRVYAFFRRWREHGLITEFHDRLRGKVREREGREAEPTAGIIDAQSVRAAASVPAASRGYDGGKKVPGRKRHIVTDTLGLLLVVAVTAADIGDRDAATGLLTRLHRLHRDITLVWADGGYTGGIVDWCRQKLALTLEVVKRTDDKEGFVVLPRRWVVERTFAWLMHSRRLARDYETLPASSEAMIRWSMVTRMSRRLARPRAAGRH